A genomic stretch from Rhodomicrobium vannielii ATCC 17100 includes:
- the fabZ gene encoding 3-hydroxyacyl-ACP dehydratase FabZ gives MSNTSEPQLESETRQERRELGTADITRILKLLPHRYPFLLVDRIIEMDGDSSAIGIKNVTINEPFFQGHFPNFPVMPGVLLIEGMAQTAGALCMASLSNFEPQLVYFMSIDRARFRRPVLPGDQVHFHMTKKRNRGRVWRFDGKARVNGQLVAEAEISAMIVDANDNKGA, from the coding sequence ATGTCCAACACATCCGAGCCTCAACTGGAAAGCGAAACGCGGCAAGAGCGCAGGGAACTCGGCACGGCTGATATCACCCGCATTCTCAAGCTTTTGCCCCACCGCTACCCGTTCCTCCTTGTCGATCGGATTATCGAGATGGATGGCGACAGCTCCGCGATCGGCATCAAGAACGTGACGATCAACGAGCCGTTCTTTCAGGGGCACTTCCCGAATTTTCCGGTCATGCCGGGCGTCCTTCTCATTGAGGGCATGGCGCAAACGGCTGGCGCGCTTTGCATGGCGAGCCTTTCGAATTTCGAGCCTCAGCTCGTTTACTTCATGTCGATCGACCGCGCCCGTTTCCGTCGGCCCGTGCTGCCGGGCGATCAGGTGCACTTCCATATGACCAAGAAGCGGAATCGCGGGCGCGTCTGGCGGTTCGACGGCAAAGCCAGGGTGAACGGTCAGCTTGTGGCGGAAGCAGAGATCAGCGCCATGATCGTCGATGCGAACGACAACAAGGGCGCTTAG
- the lpxA gene encoding acyl-ACP--UDP-N-acetylglucosamine O-acyltransferase, which yields MTQMLVHSSAAIDPRATLEEGVEIGPFAVIGPNVTLRKNVKVHAHVVITGATEIGEGCEIHPFAVLGGPPQDVKYQGERSELFVGAHTVVREHVTMNGGTAGGGHVTRVGSHCLFLTGSHVAHDCQIGDHVFLINNATLAGHVTVEDYAILGGLSAVHQWVRVGAHGFVGGMSGVEADVIPFGIVLGNRAALAGLNIVGLKRHGFERDQIHSLRKAYRLLFSAEGTLSERLDDVEKMFADDPAVQRIVSFMRAKTDRSFCVPRAQA from the coding sequence ATGACACAGATGCTGGTGCATTCTTCGGCGGCGATCGATCCGCGCGCAACGCTCGAAGAGGGCGTCGAAATCGGACCGTTCGCGGTAATCGGGCCGAATGTCACGTTGCGCAAGAACGTCAAGGTCCATGCGCACGTCGTCATCACCGGCGCGACGGAAATCGGTGAAGGGTGCGAAATTCATCCCTTCGCGGTGCTTGGCGGTCCCCCGCAGGACGTGAAATACCAGGGCGAACGTAGCGAACTTTTCGTAGGCGCACACACGGTCGTTCGCGAGCATGTCACCATGAACGGCGGCACGGCCGGCGGCGGGCATGTGACGCGCGTTGGAAGCCATTGCCTCTTTCTCACCGGTAGCCACGTTGCGCACGATTGCCAGATTGGCGATCATGTCTTCCTCATCAACAACGCGACACTCGCTGGCCACGTCACGGTCGAAGACTACGCCATCCTCGGCGGGCTCTCGGCGGTTCACCAATGGGTTCGGGTCGGTGCCCACGGCTTTGTCGGCGGCATGTCGGGTGTGGAAGCGGACGTCATCCCGTTCGGCATAGTGCTAGGAAATCGCGCCGCACTAGCCGGGCTCAACATTGTCGGCTTGAAACGGCACGGCTTCGAGCGCGATCAGATCCACTCGCTGCGCAAGGCGTATCGGCTGCTCTTTTCGGCGGAAGGCACGCTGTCCGAGCGCCTCGACGATGTCGAGAAAATGTTTGCGGACGATCCCGCTGTGCAGCGCATCGTCTCGTTCATGCGGGCCAAGACGGATCGCTCGTTCTGCGTGCCACGCGCTCAGGCATGA
- a CDS encoding LpxI family protein — protein MNVPAVAGEPGAKTGAAAGASRIGIVAGGGTLPLAVAEAAAARGERPYIVGLQGNASSTIESFPHSYAGIGQIGRILGALRREGCERVVFVGSLRRPNLLRVRIDTGFVRHMPELLRILRGGDDSVLRAVARFFEARGFEVLAAHEVAPRLLAPAGVFSGAAPDAEALADIRLAFNVARALGEYDIGQGAVVARGYVLAVEAAEGTDAMLSRCRDLNRWGFKNRQGVLVKMPKPGQDLRLDMPAIGPRTVELAAEAGLAGIAVAAGGVLLAEQQAIVEKADALGLFLYGVDGEELRAWQ, from the coding sequence ATGAACGTTCCTGCCGTGGCCGGGGAACCGGGAGCGAAGACCGGCGCGGCAGCAGGAGCTTCGCGCATCGGCATCGTCGCTGGAGGTGGCACCCTGCCGCTCGCCGTTGCCGAAGCGGCGGCCGCGCGTGGCGAGCGCCCCTACATCGTCGGCCTTCAGGGCAACGCATCCTCCACCATCGAAAGCTTTCCGCATAGCTATGCCGGAATCGGCCAGATCGGTCGCATTCTCGGTGCGCTCCGCCGCGAGGGGTGCGAGCGCGTCGTCTTCGTCGGCAGTTTGCGTCGTCCCAATCTCTTGCGCGTGAGGATCGACACCGGTTTCGTGCGTCATATGCCGGAGCTTCTGCGCATTCTTCGTGGCGGCGACGACTCCGTGTTGCGCGCGGTGGCGCGGTTTTTCGAGGCGCGCGGTTTCGAAGTTCTGGCGGCGCACGAGGTCGCGCCGCGCCTGCTTGCCCCCGCCGGTGTGTTCTCGGGAGCCGCGCCAGACGCCGAAGCGCTTGCCGATATCCGGCTCGCCTTCAATGTTGCCCGTGCGCTAGGCGAGTACGATATCGGGCAGGGCGCGGTCGTCGCGCGGGGGTATGTGCTTGCGGTGGAGGCGGCGGAGGGGACGGACGCCATGCTCTCGCGATGCCGCGATCTCAACCGCTGGGGCTTCAAGAACCGGCAAGGCGTGCTGGTGAAGATGCCCAAGCCAGGCCAGGATCTCCGCCTCGATATGCCTGCCATCGGGCCGCGCACGGTCGAACTTGCTGCCGAGGCCGGGCTCGCGGGGATCGCGGTCGCGGCCGGAGGCGTACTGCTGGCTGAGCAACAGGCCATCGTGGAAAAGGCCGATGCGCTCGGCCTGTTTCTTTATGGCGTCGATGGGGAAGAGTTGCGCGCGTGGCAGTAA
- a CDS encoding DUF423 domain-containing protein yields MGRFWIFIAAVLGALSVAAGAIGAHEVTADASRQPFATASLYHTMHSLALLGVGVVLFISQGWRTHVGTIFLNLAALLFVAGIILFSGGIYARHAEIFATPFGVVPAGGVALIGGWLALAIGALGLRR; encoded by the coding sequence ATGGGACGTTTCTGGATATTCATTGCGGCAGTTCTCGGAGCACTTTCGGTCGCCGCCGGAGCCATCGGCGCGCATGAGGTGACGGCCGATGCGTCGCGTCAGCCGTTCGCCACGGCCTCGCTCTATCACACGATGCATTCGCTCGCGCTGCTCGGCGTCGGCGTCGTTCTATTCATCTCGCAAGGCTGGCGCACGCATGTCGGCACGATTTTCCTGAACCTGGCCGCGCTCCTGTTCGTCGCCGGTATCATCCTCTTCTCGGGCGGCATTTATGCGCGTCATGCGGAGATTTTCGCGACGCCGTTTGGCGTGGTTCCCGCTGGCGGCGTAGCGCTCATCGGCGGCTGGCTGGCTCTCGCTATCGGCGCTCTCGGCCTGCGCCGCTAA
- a CDS encoding SHOCT domain-containing protein: MTNLTPEGERLVAAIADRYRIAIDSVKIMFDAVIRGGGSMAQFNLSEFGGGGQWMRGGMTMVGDMFNNSAKITVDNLCNDLSNLMSQPGVFAPQPQQQPYANQNYSNQQQQQSGGYGQSQYQGGGGFGQSSSGGWWPSELGNPSSTGGQNTTRYAYFPDSNRLAIDYGNGRVEIYDTTGYSVYGFGQQQGGGESMTFSSQNGTVRIDTLPRVGGPTGQHAPAASAHGGEHASPAAVTTSGVPSANELRSAGLALLEQLGSLRDKGYISEEEFAAKKAEILKRL, translated from the coding sequence ATGACAAACCTTACGCCCGAGGGCGAGCGCCTCGTCGCCGCCATCGCCGACCGCTATCGGATCGCCATAGACTCCGTGAAGATCATGTTTGACGCTGTCATTCGCGGCGGCGGAAGCATGGCACAGTTCAACCTCTCCGAGTTCGGCGGCGGCGGCCAGTGGATGCGCGGCGGCATGACCATGGTAGGCGACATGTTCAACAACTCGGCGAAGATCACGGTCGACAACCTCTGCAACGACCTGTCGAACCTGATGTCGCAGCCGGGCGTTTTCGCGCCCCAGCCGCAGCAGCAGCCCTACGCCAACCAGAACTATTCGAACCAGCAGCAGCAACAGTCGGGCGGCTACGGGCAGTCGCAATATCAGGGCGGCGGCGGATTCGGCCAATCGTCGTCCGGCGGCTGGTGGCCATCGGAGCTTGGCAATCCGTCCTCCACAGGCGGCCAGAACACGACGCGCTACGCCTATTTTCCAGACTCCAATCGCCTCGCTATCGATTACGGCAATGGCCGCGTCGAGATTTACGACACCACGGGCTATTCGGTTTACGGCTTCGGCCAACAGCAGGGCGGCGGCGAGAGCATGACGTTTTCGAGCCAGAACGGCACGGTGCGGATCGACACCCTGCCGCGCGTCGGTGGCCCGACCGGACAGCATGCGCCCGCTGCGTCGGCACACGGCGGCGAGCATGCGTCACCGGCTGCGGTCACGACGTCCGGGGTGCCCTCGGCCAATGAGCTTCGGAGCGCGGGCCTTGCCCTTCTCGAACAGCTCGGCAGCTTGCGCGACAAGGGCTACATCTCCGAGGAAGAATTCGCCGCGAAAAAGGCCGAAATTCTCAAGCGGCTTTAA
- the hslU gene encoding ATP-dependent protease ATPase subunit HslU produces the protein MTDANFSPREIVSELDRHIVGQHAAKRAVAIALRNRWRRQQLKDDMREEVLPKNILMIGPTGVGKTEISRRLAKLANAPFLKVEATKFTEVGYVGRDVDQIIRDLVESAIGLVRETKRKEVRAKAHLLAEERVLMALVGQHASPATKDAFRKKLRDGELDEKEIEVQVADTGGGVGGFEIPGMPGSSVSMMNLNDVLGKAFGQRTKTRRLSVRDSYEVLINDESDKLLDNEAVVQDAITAVEENGIVFLDEIDKITARSERLGADVSREGVQRDLLPLIEGTTVSTKYGPVKTDHILFIASGAFHVAKPSDMLPELQGRLPIRVELQALTGDDFRRILREPKSSLIKQSVALMATEGVELEFSEDAIDAIADVAVEVNANVENIGARRLSTVMERVLDEISFEAADKARTKFVIDATYVKTQVGDLAKNADLSKFIL, from the coding sequence ATGACTGACGCCAATTTCTCCCCGCGTGAAATCGTCTCTGAACTCGACCGCCACATCGTCGGCCAGCACGCCGCGAAACGCGCCGTAGCCATCGCGCTGCGCAATCGCTGGCGCCGACAGCAGCTCAAGGACGACATGCGCGAAGAGGTGCTGCCGAAGAACATCCTCATGATCGGCCCGACAGGCGTCGGCAAGACGGAGATTTCGCGCCGCCTCGCCAAGCTCGCCAACGCGCCGTTCCTGAAGGTCGAGGCCACGAAGTTCACCGAAGTCGGCTATGTCGGCCGTGACGTCGACCAGATCATCCGCGACCTCGTGGAAAGCGCGATCGGCCTCGTCCGCGAGACGAAACGCAAGGAAGTGCGCGCGAAGGCGCATCTTCTGGCGGAGGAACGCGTTTTGATGGCGCTCGTCGGGCAGCACGCCAGCCCCGCCACGAAGGATGCGTTTCGCAAGAAACTGCGCGACGGCGAACTCGACGAAAAGGAGATCGAGGTTCAGGTGGCCGATACCGGCGGCGGGGTGGGTGGCTTCGAGATCCCCGGCATGCCCGGCTCGTCCGTCAGCATGATGAACCTCAACGACGTGCTCGGCAAAGCGTTCGGCCAGCGCACGAAGACGCGCCGTCTATCCGTGCGCGATTCATACGAGGTGCTGATCAACGACGAGAGCGACAAGCTGCTCGACAACGAGGCGGTGGTTCAGGACGCGATCACGGCGGTTGAGGAAAACGGCATCGTCTTTCTCGACGAGATCGACAAGATCACCGCGCGCTCGGAGCGGCTCGGCGCCGATGTCAGCCGCGAAGGCGTGCAGCGCGACCTGTTGCCGCTGATCGAGGGAACGACCGTCAGCACGAAATACGGCCCGGTGAAAACCGACCACATCCTGTTCATCGCGTCGGGCGCGTTCCACGTGGCGAAGCCGTCGGACATGCTGCCCGAGCTTCAGGGCCGTCTGCCGATCCGCGTCGAGCTTCAGGCGCTGACGGGCGACGATTTCCGCCGCATCCTGCGCGAGCCGAAATCGAGCCTCATCAAGCAATCTGTCGCGCTGATGGCAACCGAGGGCGTGGAACTTGAGTTCAGCGAAGACGCCATCGACGCCATCGCCGATGTGGCGGTGGAAGTGAACGCGAACGTCGAAAATATCGGCGCGCGCCGTCTTTCCACTGTCATGGAACGTGTGCTGGATGAAATCAGCTTCGAGGCCGCCGACAAGGCGCGTACGAAGTTCGTTATCGACGCGACGTATGTTAAGACGCAGGTGGGCGATCTCGCGAAGAACGCGGACCTTTCGAAGTTCATTTTGTAG
- the hslV gene encoding ATP-dependent protease subunit HslV yields the protein MTHFAQSPHDPTGWHGTTILTVRKGGRVVIAGDGQVSLGQTVIKANAKKVRTLGKGNVISGFAGATADAFTLFERLESKLEMYPDQLVRACVDLAKDWRTDRYLRRLEAMMIVADKNATLVLTGTGDVLEPEHAIMGIGSGGNYALSAARALLDTDLSAEDIARKAMAIAADICVYTNNNIIVESLPSND from the coding sequence ATGACGCATTTTGCGCAATCCCCTCACGATCCCACAGGCTGGCACGGCACCACAATTCTTACCGTTCGCAAGGGCGGCCGGGTGGTCATCGCCGGTGACGGACAGGTGTCTCTCGGCCAGACCGTTATCAAGGCCAACGCGAAAAAGGTCCGCACGCTCGGCAAGGGCAACGTGATCTCCGGCTTCGCGGGCGCGACCGCCGACGCTTTCACGCTGTTCGAGCGCCTCGAATCCAAGCTCGAAATGTATCCCGACCAGCTCGTTCGCGCCTGCGTCGATCTCGCCAAGGACTGGCGCACCGACCGCTATCTGCGCCGCCTCGAAGCGATGATGATCGTCGCCGACAAGAACGCGACGCTGGTTCTTACCGGCACGGGCGACGTGCTCGAACCCGAGCACGCCATCATGGGCATCGGCTCCGGCGGCAATTATGCGCTCTCCGCCGCGCGCGCGCTCCTCGATACCGACCTTTCGGCGGAGGACATCGCGCGCAAGGCCATGGCCATCGCCGCCGACATCTGCGTTTACACGAACAACAACATCATCGTCGAAAGCCTGCCGTCCAATGACTGA
- the hisB gene encoding imidazoleglycerol-phosphate dehydratase HisB yields MRKARIERKTKETGIAVEVNLDGTGAFSIATGVGFFDHMLEQLSKHSRIDIALSAEGDLHVDQHHTVEDVGIALGQAIAQALGDKRGIGRYAHAYLPMDETLTRVALDISGRPYLIWRVKFPTEKIGQMDTELFREFFQALAQNAGITLHIETLHGENAHHIAESCFKGLARALREAIMIDEAARGEIPSTKGQLGG; encoded by the coding sequence GTGAGAAAAGCGCGGATCGAACGGAAGACGAAGGAAACCGGGATCGCTGTCGAGGTGAATCTGGACGGAACCGGCGCTTTTTCAATAGCGACGGGCGTCGGCTTCTTCGACCATATGCTGGAGCAGCTTTCAAAGCACTCCCGCATCGACATCGCGCTTTCGGCCGAGGGCGACCTCCACGTCGACCAGCACCACACGGTGGAAGATGTCGGCATTGCGCTCGGTCAGGCGATTGCTCAGGCGCTGGGCGACAAGCGCGGCATCGGCCGCTACGCACACGCCTATCTGCCGATGGACGAGACGCTGACGCGCGTCGCGCTTGATATCTCCGGCCGCCCTTATCTGATCTGGCGCGTGAAATTCCCGACCGAGAAGATCGGGCAAATGGACACGGAGCTTTTCCGCGAATTCTTTCAGGCGCTGGCGCAAAATGCCGGGATCACGCTTCACATCGAGACGCTCCACGGCGAGAATGCGCATCACATCGCCGAAAGCTGCTTCAAGGGCTTGGCGCGGGCGCTGCGTGAGGCCATCATGATCGACGAGGCCGCGCGCGGCGAAATTCCATCGACGAAAGGGCAGCTCGGCGGGTGA
- a CDS encoding DUF2628 domain-containing protein, which yields MIIYTVHEPPHATGNVEERSERIAFVREGFTFWGFLFGPFWLLWNRLWLEAIAVVALAAGLYAVLMQLGVGEQSAGVVNLLVALIIGFEGNDLIRWRLQRKGYTFISSVAGRDREECEHRFFAAWMPPVMAVGGGRASGAMRGDWRTPHSVGTWPEATA from the coding sequence ATGATCATCTACACCGTGCACGAGCCGCCGCACGCCACCGGCAATGTCGAGGAGCGCTCCGAACGCATCGCCTTCGTGCGGGAGGGCTTCACGTTCTGGGGCTTCCTGTTCGGCCCGTTCTGGCTCCTCTGGAACCGCCTCTGGCTGGAAGCCATCGCCGTGGTGGCGCTGGCCGCCGGGCTTTACGCGGTTCTGATGCAGCTCGGCGTCGGCGAGCAGTCGGCCGGGGTCGTCAATCTGCTTGTGGCGCTCATCATCGGCTTCGAGGGCAACGACCTCATCCGCTGGCGGCTTCAGCGCAAGGGCTACACCTTCATTTCCTCCGTGGCCGGGCGCGACCGCGAGGAGTGCGAGCACCGCTTCTTCGCCGCGTGGATGCCGCCTGTCATGGCGGTCGGCGGCGGGAGAGCTTCTGGCGCCATGAGGGGCGACTGGCGAACGCCGCATTCCGTTGGCACCTGGCCGGAGGCGACAGCCTGA
- the hisH gene encoding imidazole glycerol phosphate synthase subunit HisH, with amino-acid sequence MSVAIVDYQSGNLHSAAKAFERAAREGGFDTEIRVTSDPEAVRRADRVVLPGVGAFGDCYRGLSETPGMIESLREAVFERGRPFFGICVGMQMLADRGLEHGEHRGLGWIGGEVDLIAPSDPRLKIPHMGWNTLDIARLHPLLEGIPGGDEGWHAYFVHSYHFKPTDAADVVARTDYSGPITALVARDNIAGSQFHPEKSQKLGLRLISNFLRWRP; translated from the coding sequence ATGAGCGTCGCAATCGTAGACTACCAATCGGGAAACCTGCACTCAGCGGCCAAGGCGTTTGAACGCGCGGCGCGCGAAGGCGGCTTCGACACCGAAATCCGTGTGACATCCGATCCCGAGGCGGTTCGCCGCGCCGACCGCGTGGTGCTGCCCGGCGTCGGCGCGTTCGGCGACTGTTATCGCGGGCTGTCGGAAACGCCCGGCATGATCGAGTCGTTGAGAGAGGCCGTGTTCGAGCGCGGGCGGCCGTTCTTCGGCATCTGCGTCGGCATGCAGATGCTGGCGGATCGCGGGCTGGAACATGGCGAGCACCGGGGGCTTGGCTGGATCGGCGGCGAGGTGGATCTCATCGCGCCATCGGACCCGCGCCTCAAGATCCCGCATATGGGGTGGAACACGCTCGACATCGCGCGCCTGCATCCGCTGCTGGAAGGCATTCCCGGCGGCGATGAGGGCTGGCACGCCTATTTCGTCCACTCCTATCACTTCAAGCCGACGGACGCCGCGGACGTCGTGGCGCGCACGGATTACAGCGGGCCGATCACGGCGCTTGTTGCGCGCGACAACATCGCGGGCAGCCAGTTCCACCCGGAGAAAAGCCAGAAGCTCGGCCTCAGGCTGATTTCAAATTTCTTGCGGTGGCGGCCTTGA
- the hisA gene encoding 1-(5-phosphoribosyl)-5-[(5-phosphoribosylamino)methylideneamino]imidazole-4-carboxamide isomerase, which yields MILYPAIDLKDGQCVRLKQGLMDQATVFNDDPADQARQFQTQGFSALHVVDLNGAFEGRSVNADAVTHILAAVTIPVQLGGGIRTLEGVAHWIDRGVSRVILGTAAVRDPHLVKEACARFPGKIAVGIDAKNGHVAVQGWAETSDLSAVDLARRLADVGVAAIIYTDIARDGMLTGLNLDATAELARAVHIPVIASGGLAGIADIEKLLSPAHAIIAGAIAGRALYDGRLDPKAALALIGRQS from the coding sequence ATGATTCTCTATCCCGCCATCGATCTCAAAGACGGGCAATGCGTACGCTTGAAACAGGGTCTGATGGATCAGGCCACGGTGTTCAACGACGACCCGGCGGATCAGGCGCGGCAGTTCCAGACGCAGGGCTTTTCCGCGTTGCATGTGGTGGACCTGAACGGCGCGTTTGAAGGCCGCTCGGTCAATGCCGACGCCGTGACGCACATTCTGGCGGCGGTCACGATCCCGGTGCAACTCGGCGGCGGCATCCGCACGCTCGAAGGTGTGGCGCACTGGATCGACCGGGGCGTGTCCCGCGTGATCCTCGGCACGGCGGCGGTGCGCGATCCCCATCTCGTGAAGGAGGCATGCGCGCGCTTTCCGGGAAAGATCGCGGTCGGCATCGATGCGAAGAATGGCCATGTGGCGGTGCAAGGCTGGGCGGAGACGTCCGATCTTTCAGCCGTGGATCTTGCCCGGCGCCTTGCCGATGTGGGCGTCGCCGCGATCATCTACACCGACATCGCGCGCGACGGTATGCTGACGGGCCTCAACCTTGATGCGACGGCCGAACTCGCCCGCGCCGTGCACATTCCGGTGATCGCGTCGGGCGGTCTGGCTGGCATAGCCGACATCGAAAAGCTGCTGTCCCCGGCCCACGCCATCATCGCGGGCGCTATCGCCGGGCGCGCGCTCTATGACGGGCGGCTGGACCCCAAGGCGGCGCTTGCCCTTATCGGCCGACAATCATGA